A single genomic interval of Candidatus Bipolaricaulis anaerobius harbors:
- a CDS encoding Mur ligase family protein, which translates to MIGLARTGKAVVEALAPRGVSLFVSEARSLAPDERAFLSRYGVEWEEGGHTGRGVEADLVVPSPGVPSQAAVLGEARRRGIPIWSEIELAFRLGRPEALIAVTGTNGKTTTVALVGAILRAAGWDPVVAGNIGCPAISTVGEVEGRPWVLEVSSYQLEWVEAFRPTVAVWLNFAPDHLDHHGTLAAYFAAKAKLLARQADEDAAVLAQEVLAQVSPRARCVDYDRVALPAGWGDGMPDHLRRDLAAAWAAACAAYPGLASSPPPSRAIAPALHQPHRLQRVGEVQGIAFVDDSKGTNAHATAAALAAIPGRVVLILGGRHKGGGYDALVPILRDKVRSCVLIGESQAYFAALLAPAAIPYEMADDPTDALRRAYRAARPGDTVLLSPACSSFDQFTNYAQRGDAFQRAFSALARPAAGLSPEGGTANTSSPER; encoded by the coding sequence GTGATCGGCCTCGCCCGGACGGGGAAGGCCGTGGTGGAGGCCCTCGCCCCCCGCGGGGTGTCCCTCTTCGTCTCCGAGGCACGATCGCTTGCCCCCGACGAGCGGGCGTTCCTCTCCCGCTACGGCGTGGAATGGGAAGAGGGTGGGCACACGGGGCGCGGGGTGGAGGCGGACCTCGTCGTGCCGAGCCCGGGCGTGCCGTCGCAGGCGGCCGTGCTCGGGGAGGCGCGACGGCGGGGCATCCCGATCTGGTCGGAGATCGAACTCGCCTTCCGCCTCGGCCGGCCGGAGGCCCTCATCGCCGTCACCGGCACGAACGGGAAGACAACGACCGTCGCGCTCGTGGGGGCGATCCTCCGTGCCGCGGGCTGGGATCCCGTGGTCGCAGGGAACATCGGGTGCCCGGCGATCTCCACCGTGGGCGAGGTGGAGGGCCGGCCGTGGGTGCTCGAGGTCAGCTCGTACCAGCTCGAGTGGGTCGAGGCCTTCCGTCCCACGGTTGCGGTGTGGCTCAACTTCGCGCCCGACCACCTTGACCACCACGGGACGCTCGCTGCCTATTTCGCGGCCAAGGCCAAGCTCCTCGCGCGCCAGGCGGACGAGGACGCCGCGGTCCTGGCGCAGGAGGTCCTGGCGCAGGTTTCCCCGCGGGCGCGGTGCGTGGACTACGATCGGGTGGCCCTCCCCGCGGGGTGGGGGGATGGGATGCCCGACCACCTCCGTCGCGATCTCGCCGCGGCGTGGGCCGCGGCGTGCGCCGCGTACCCAGGCCTTGCCTCCTCCCCTCCCCCCTCCCGCGCGATCGCCCCCGCCCTCCACCAGCCCCACCGCCTGCAGCGGGTGGGGGAGGTCCAGGGCATCGCGTTCGTGGATGACTCCAAGGGCACAAATGCCCACGCCACCGCCGCCGCCCTCGCCGCGATCCCGGGCCGGGTGGTGCTCATCCTTGGGGGCCGCCACAAGGGGGGGGGCTACGATGCCCTCGTCCCTATCCTGCGGGACAAGGTGCGGTCCTGTGTCCTCATCGGGGAGTCGCAGGCCTATTTCGCCGCCCTCCTCGCACCGGCGGCGATCCCCTACGAGATGGCCGACGACCCGACCGACGCGCTGCGCCGGGCGTACCGCGCCGCCCGGCCCGGGGACACCGTGCTCCTGTCCCCGGCCTGCTCAAGCTTCGATCAGTTCACGAATTACGCTCAACGGGGGGACGCTTTCCAGCGCGCCTTCTCTGCCCTCGCTCGGCCCGCGGCCGGTCTGTCCCCTGAGGGAGGGACAGCCAACACCTCGTCCCCGGAACGATAG
- the murC gene encoding UDP-N-acetylmuramate--L-alanine ligase: MNGFAGRVHLIGIGGEGMAALAHLLREGGATISGSDIRDSARAMALRAWAEVHVGHRAEQVPDRVDAIVYSSAISPANPEIRAARGIPCWPRLPALGTIIRGRDLVAVVGTHGKTTTAAWTAHLVTNVTGEGGYYVGGEVPAAPSAVLGRGKPFVAEVDESDGRFVGLTPRVAVLTSVDTDHIGTYGGFAGLRQAFARFVARADRVAVCADDPIALDAARSQHRPLTYGLSPHADLRAVGVEYHRERSNFELLLRGDKAGEVEVPGPGPHNVLNALGALAAGVLLDIPLRDLVLSLPTAARPRRRLEVLEENGYLVVDDYAHHPTEVAAGLAALRLGWPDRRIVAIFQPHRYSRTQALAGAFGTVLARADQVVVSRIYPAFERPIPGVSGRDVAEAICGAGGNAVYRDSLDAALDTAAEAIQPGDVVACFGAGDIWKLAREMAHGLSYGS, encoded by the coding sequence ATGAACGGCTTCGCAGGACGGGTTCACCTGATCGGGATCGGGGGCGAGGGGATGGCAGCGCTGGCCCACCTCCTCCGGGAAGGGGGGGCCACGATCTCCGGGTCCGACATCCGGGATTCGGCCCGCGCGATGGCCCTCCGGGCGTGGGCCGAGGTTCACGTCGGGCACCGCGCGGAGCAGGTGCCGGACCGGGTGGACGCCATCGTGTACTCGTCCGCGATCTCGCCCGCCAACCCGGAGATCCGCGCGGCGCGCGGGATCCCGTGCTGGCCCCGATTGCCCGCGCTCGGGACGATCATCCGGGGGAGGGATCTCGTCGCGGTGGTCGGCACCCACGGGAAGACCACCACCGCCGCCTGGACCGCCCACCTCGTGACGAACGTCACCGGGGAGGGGGGCTACTACGTCGGAGGCGAAGTGCCCGCTGCTCCGTCCGCGGTCCTGGGCCGGGGGAAACCGTTCGTGGCCGAGGTGGACGAGTCCGACGGGCGGTTCGTCGGCCTCACCCCCCGGGTGGCGGTCCTCACCTCAGTGGACACGGACCACATCGGGACCTACGGCGGGTTCGCGGGGCTGAGGCAGGCGTTCGCGCGGTTCGTCGCCCGCGCCGATCGTGTCGCGGTGTGCGCCGACGATCCAATCGCCCTCGACGCCGCTCGGTCGCAGCACAGGCCGCTCACGTACGGGCTCTCGCCTCACGCAGACCTGCGGGCGGTGGGCGTGGAGTACCACCGGGAGCGATCGAACTTCGAGCTCCTCCTGCGGGGGGACAAGGCAGGGGAGGTCGAGGTCCCCGGCCCGGGCCCGCATAACGTGCTCAATGCGCTCGGCGCTCTCGCGGCCGGCGTCCTCCTCGACATCCCCCTCCGCGACCTCGTGCTCTCGCTCCCCACGGCCGCCCGGCCGCGCCGCAGGCTGGAGGTCCTCGAGGAGAACGGCTACCTGGTCGTGGACGACTATGCCCATCACCCAACCGAGGTCGCGGCCGGGCTCGCCGCGCTCCGCTTGGGGTGGCCGGACCGGCGGATCGTCGCCATTTTCCAGCCTCATCGCTACTCCCGAACCCAGGCCCTCGCCGGCGCGTTCGGGACGGTGCTCGCGCGGGCGGACCAGGTGGTGGTGTCCCGGATCTATCCAGCGTTCGAGCGGCCGATCCCCGGCGTGAGCGGGCGCGACGTGGCAGAGGCGATCTGCGGCGCAGGGGGGAACGCTGTCTATCGGGACAGCCTCGACGCGGCGTTGGATACGGCAGCGGAGGCGATCCAGCCGGGGGACGTGGTGGCCTGTTTCGGCGCGGGAGACATATGGAAGCTGGCGCGGGAGATGGCGCACGGGCTCTCCTACGGATCCTAA
- the ftcD gene encoding glutamate formimidoyltransferase codes for MGERLVESVPNVSEGRDRAAIEAMAAALQSGPTVRLLDVQSDPDHHRTVFTLVGDPDGVADAILRLFAAALPRIDLRLHRGEHPRMGAVDVVPFVPVRGVTMADCVALARRVGREVWERFRVPVYLYEEAASRPERRDLAEIRRGEFEGFADKILREEWAPDFGERVLHPTAGATAIGAREFLIAFNVNLGTADLKVAKAIARAVRGSSGGLRYVKALGVALADRGIVQVSMNLTNYKKTPLARALDLVRSEAARHGVAVVGTEIVGLVPEEALFSAADHYLRLERFSPDQVLERRISSAPDG; via the coding sequence ATGGGGGAGCGCCTCGTCGAATCGGTGCCGAACGTGTCCGAGGGCCGGGATCGGGCCGCGATCGAGGCGATGGCCGCGGCACTTCAGAGCGGGCCCACGGTGCGGCTCCTCGACGTCCAGTCTGACCCCGACCACCACCGCACCGTGTTCACCCTCGTCGGGGACCCCGACGGGGTGGCAGATGCGATCCTCCGCCTGTTCGCGGCCGCCCTCCCCCGGATCGACCTCCGCCTCCACCGGGGCGAACACCCGCGGATGGGGGCGGTGGACGTGGTCCCGTTCGTGCCGGTGCGGGGGGTGACGATGGCCGACTGCGTGGCCCTCGCCCGGCGCGTCGGCCGCGAAGTGTGGGAGCGGTTTCGGGTCCCGGTGTACCTGTACGAGGAAGCGGCGAGCCGCCCCGAGCGCCGTGACCTGGCCGAGATCCGCCGCGGCGAGTTCGAGGGGTTCGCGGACAAGATCCTCCGGGAGGAGTGGGCCCCCGACTTCGGGGAGAGGGTCCTCCACCCCACCGCCGGCGCAACCGCGATCGGGGCCCGGGAGTTCCTGATCGCGTTCAACGTGAACCTCGGTACCGCCGACCTCAAGGTCGCCAAGGCGATCGCCCGGGCCGTGCGCGGCTCCTCCGGTGGCCTCCGCTACGTGAAGGCCCTCGGCGTGGCCCTCGCGGATCGGGGGATCGTCCAGGTCTCGATGAACCTCACCAACTATAAGAAGACCCCCCTCGCCCGGGCCCTCGACCTCGTGCGCAGCGAGGCGGCCCGGCATGGGGTAGCGGTGGTGGGGACGGAGATCGTGGGCCTGGTCCCGGAGGAGGCGCTGTTTTCGGCGGCGGACCACTACCTGAGGCTGGAGCGGTTCTCCCCCGACCAGGTCCTCGAGCGGCGGATTTCTTCCGCCCCGGACGGCTGA
- the murB gene encoding UDP-N-acetylmuramate dehydrogenase, whose product MEAGAGDGARALLRILRDLPGGLRAEELLAPHTTFRIGGRAFALYEPPTEDALAEAVVRARSHGFPWRMLGGGSKLLIPDRGFPGLVLSTAGLRSWHEEGEFLRVGAGVPLARVARRGAWALAGIPGTVGGAVAMNAGTRHGSIAEQVVWVQALLPTGRVHTFSPAECGFTYRDSLFRRLRLPVLAVGLRLQPCQDLAPFLRERAKSQPLGLPSAGCVFRNPPDGRSAGWLIDQCGLKGARIGDAVVSEHHANFICNLGHARASDVLELVDRVQDTVVSEFGVWLKLELEVVGE is encoded by the coding sequence ATGGAAGCTGGCGCGGGAGATGGCGCACGGGCTCTCCTACGGATCCTAAGGGACCTCCCCGGAGGGCTGAGGGCCGAGGAACTTCTCGCCCCCCACACCACGTTCCGGATCGGTGGGAGGGCGTTCGCATTGTACGAGCCGCCCACCGAGGACGCGCTGGCGGAGGCCGTGGTGCGAGCCCGCAGCCATGGGTTCCCGTGGCGGATGCTGGGCGGTGGGTCCAAGCTCCTCATCCCCGATCGGGGGTTCCCCGGCCTCGTCCTCTCCACCGCCGGGTTGCGCTCCTGGCATGAGGAAGGGGAATTCCTCCGGGTGGGAGCCGGGGTGCCGCTCGCCCGGGTCGCCCGCCGCGGGGCGTGGGCCCTCGCCGGGATCCCGGGCACGGTAGGGGGGGCGGTGGCGATGAACGCTGGGACGAGGCACGGCTCCATCGCAGAACAGGTGGTGTGGGTCCAGGCCCTCCTCCCCACCGGGCGCGTCCACACCTTCTCCCCCGCGGAGTGCGGCTTCACCTACCGGGACTCCCTGTTCCGCCGGCTGCGCCTCCCCGTGCTCGCGGTCGGGCTGCGCCTCCAGCCTTGCCAGGACCTGGCCCCGTTCCTCCGGGAGCGGGCCAAGAGCCAACCGCTGGGGCTCCCATCGGCGGGGTGCGTGTTCCGAAACCCGCCCGACGGGAGGTCCGCGGGCTGGCTGATCGACCAGTGTGGCCTCAAGGGCGCGCGCATCGGGGATGCCGTGGTCTCGGAACATCACGCCAACTTCATCTGTAACCTTGGCCACGCCCGCGCCTCCGACGTCCTGGAGCTCGTGGATCGTGTGCAGGACACCGTCGTAAGCGAGTTCGGGGTCTGGCTCAAGCTGGAGCTTGAGGTCGTGGGGGAGTGA
- a CDS encoding OmpH family outer membrane protein, whose product MKTQWIVGLIAGALILGFVGGLVGSFAFPAKSPEGDVAKLTERVASLETRVAGITTSGGGLRVGVVDAETLFTRVFLPQVQTERAAMEAKARDIQTLQADYAAGKIKLDAYQQRYLRLQAELIQASLQVNLAMLEKMIASPGFLTLRTDLQSLRTQAQPIVDEVEKAVKEAQVTILDMTGFNERLQQLQTAFQQLDQLLTQVAAAKILEITQQVANEKGYDLVLRTKDVVMFRRESTVIDLSSDVEGRLWALFPTR is encoded by the coding sequence ATGAAGACACAGTGGATCGTGGGTTTGATCGCAGGGGCTCTGATCCTGGGGTTCGTGGGCGGCCTCGTGGGCAGCTTTGCGTTCCCGGCGAAGTCCCCCGAGGGGGACGTGGCGAAGCTCACCGAGCGGGTAGCGAGCTTGGAAACGAGGGTCGCGGGGATCACAACGAGCGGGGGCGGGCTTCGGGTCGGGGTCGTGGACGCAGAGACCCTGTTCACGCGGGTGTTCCTTCCCCAGGTCCAGACGGAGCGGGCGGCGATGGAGGCCAAGGCACGGGACATCCAAACCCTTCAGGCCGACTACGCGGCGGGGAAGATCAAGCTGGACGCCTACCAGCAGCGGTACCTCCGCCTGCAGGCGGAACTGATCCAGGCCTCGCTCCAGGTGAACCTGGCGATGCTCGAGAAGATGATCGCCTCGCCAGGGTTCCTCACCCTGCGGACGGACCTCCAGAGTCTGCGGACCCAGGCCCAGCCGATCGTGGACGAGGTCGAGAAGGCGGTGAAGGAAGCCCAGGTCACGATCCTCGACATGACCGGGTTCAACGAGCGCCTCCAGCAGCTCCAGACGGCGTTCCAACAGCTCGATCAACTCCTCACCCAGGTCGCGGCAGCGAAGATCCTCGAGATCACGCAACAGGTCGCGAACGAGAAGGGCTACGACCTCGTCCTGAGGACGAAGGATGTGGTCATGTTCCGCCGCGAGTCGACCGTGATCGACCTCTCCTCGGACGTAGAAGGACGGCTGTGGGCCCTGTTCCCAACCCGCTGA
- the murG gene encoding undecaprenyldiphospho-muramoylpentapeptide beta-N-acetylglucosaminyltransferase encodes MRILVAAGGTGGHVYPALAVVEELRAQGALSRVGWIGDPARLEGRVVRRHPWIEFYALPSRGVDRRRPWTWPRSAVGAAGNLLRALVLVRQFQPDVVFGTGGHAAFSPVVAAWLLRVPTVIHEQNARMGLANRTLARLADRVLLSFPTTHGVPRTARALVTGNPVRREVAAVPSQLGDELLVVGGSLGSRNLVEAMLRAAPELARTPGLRLRLVTGQAVPVEDATAALARAGVAAEVVPYADPFSDALAQARLVVARAGATTVAEVAAAGRPTVFVPWNGAAGHHQHDNAQAMAAAGGCVVVPEERARCELGELVSTLWRDERRLRDMAAAARATARPEAARRAAEAIISLVEGIRI; translated from the coding sequence ATGAGGATCCTCGTGGCTGCAGGGGGCACGGGGGGCCACGTGTACCCAGCGTTGGCCGTGGTCGAGGAGCTACGCGCCCAGGGCGCGCTCTCCCGGGTGGGGTGGATCGGCGACCCTGCTCGGCTCGAAGGGAGGGTGGTGCGGCGGCACCCCTGGATCGAGTTCTACGCCCTCCCCTCACGCGGGGTGGACCGCCGCCGGCCGTGGACGTGGCCTCGCTCCGCCGTGGGCGCAGCGGGGAACCTCCTCCGCGCGCTCGTCCTCGTGCGCCAGTTCCAGCCCGACGTCGTGTTTGGAACCGGGGGCCACGCCGCGTTCTCCCCCGTGGTGGCGGCGTGGCTCCTCCGCGTTCCAACCGTGATCCATGAACAGAACGCGCGGATGGGCCTTGCCAATCGGACCCTGGCTCGGCTGGCGGACCGGGTGCTCCTCTCCTTCCCGACGACCCACGGGGTCCCCCGGACCGCGCGGGCGCTCGTGACCGGGAACCCGGTGCGGAGGGAGGTGGCGGCGGTCCCCTCCCAGCTCGGGGACGAGCTCCTCGTGGTGGGAGGGTCGCTTGGGTCGCGGAACTTGGTCGAGGCGATGCTCCGGGCCGCCCCGGAGCTGGCGCGGACCCCCGGCCTGCGGCTGCGCCTCGTCACCGGGCAGGCGGTCCCGGTTGAGGACGCCACCGCTGCGCTCGCCCGGGCAGGGGTGGCGGCGGAGGTGGTGCCGTACGCGGACCCGTTCTCCGATGCCCTGGCCCAGGCACGCCTCGTCGTGGCACGGGCGGGGGCCACGACGGTGGCGGAGGTGGCGGCCGCGGGTCGGCCAACGGTGTTCGTGCCGTGGAACGGGGCCGCCGGACACCACCAGCACGACAACGCGCAGGCGATGGCGGCGGCCGGGGGGTGCGTTGTGGTGCCCGAGGAACGAGCCCGGTGTGAGCTGGGGGAGCTCGTGAGCACGCTGTGGAGGGACGAGCGCAGGCTTCGCGACATGGCCGCGGCAGCGCGGGCGACCGCCCGGCCGGAGGCGGCCCGCCGGGCGGCGGAGGCGATCATCTCACTCGTGGAGGGCATACGAATATGA
- the ftsW gene encoding putative lipid II flippase FtsW, translating into MGSLEGRIAVVLSFLLLAGFLFVSSASLPLSVRLTGDPWALLKRQIVGGVLGLVGLVVLWRLDYHVWEKVDDLLIGGVFVLLVLTLIPPLADGARWLRLGPFQFQPSEVGKVALILYVAGSLVRRGDRVKNYREGVLPYLFILGLFGLVLLLQPDSGMLLLYVVTVGFLLWVGGVPLRHLLLTLLGGLPVAGVVLFLARYRVERLVAFLHPEAYRDTYGYQTFQSLVAVGSGGLFGRGLGASRAKLFYLPAAHNDFLFAIVAEETGLVGALCVIGLLGALVVLGFRAARQAPDRLGALYAWGASFLLGFQALFNLAVAVGVMPVKGLTLPFLSYGGSSLMVSLILGGLILGVARAGRHSTVGVLVPGGKG; encoded by the coding sequence ATGGGGAGCCTCGAGGGCAGGATCGCCGTCGTCCTTTCTTTCTTGCTCCTGGCCGGGTTCCTGTTCGTGTCCTCGGCGAGCCTCCCCCTCTCCGTCCGCCTGACCGGGGACCCCTGGGCGCTCCTCAAGCGCCAGATCGTGGGGGGGGTGCTCGGGCTGGTGGGCCTGGTCGTGCTGTGGCGGCTCGATTACCACGTGTGGGAGAAGGTGGATGATCTCCTGATCGGGGGGGTGTTCGTCCTCCTCGTCCTCACCCTCATCCCACCCCTCGCCGACGGAGCGCGCTGGCTACGGCTCGGCCCATTCCAGTTCCAGCCCTCCGAGGTGGGCAAGGTCGCGCTCATCCTGTATGTGGCGGGATCCCTCGTCCGGCGTGGGGATCGCGTGAAGAACTACCGGGAAGGGGTCCTCCCGTACCTCTTTATCCTGGGACTGTTCGGACTGGTCCTCCTCCTCCAGCCCGACTCGGGGATGCTCCTCCTGTACGTGGTCACGGTGGGGTTCCTCCTCTGGGTGGGGGGCGTCCCCCTGCGCCACCTGCTCCTCACCCTCCTCGGCGGGCTGCCCGTGGCGGGCGTGGTCTTGTTCCTCGCTCGGTACCGGGTGGAGCGCCTGGTGGCGTTCCTCCACCCCGAGGCGTACCGGGACACGTACGGCTACCAGACGTTCCAATCGCTCGTCGCGGTCGGCTCGGGCGGCCTGTTCGGCCGGGGGCTCGGGGCGTCCCGGGCGAAGCTGTTCTACCTTCCGGCAGCGCACAACGACTTCCTGTTCGCCATCGTAGCTGAAGAGACAGGGCTCGTGGGCGCGCTGTGCGTGATTGGCCTCCTGGGAGCCCTCGTCGTCCTCGGGTTTCGCGCGGCCCGCCAGGCCCCGGACCGGCTGGGGGCCCTCTACGCATGGGGGGCATCGTTCCTCCTCGGGTTCCAGGCCCTGTTCAACCTGGCGGTGGCAGTAGGGGTGATGCCGGTGAAGGGGCTGACGCTGCCGTTCCTCAGCTATGGCGGGTCATCGCTCATGGTGAGCCTGATCTTGGGCGGGCTGATCCTCGGCGTGGCCCGCGCGGGCCGGCACTCTACCGTAGGGGTGCTTGTGCCGGGGGGGAAGGGATGA